In Deinococcota bacterium, the sequence GCGCTAAATCCGTCAGGTGGATGATGCCTAAGGGCCTGTCGATGCTTCCCTCGTAAACGGGGAAGCGGGTGTGGGGGGAGAGCAGGAGGTCAGCCAGAGCAGCCTTTGGTTCGGTGCTGACCTCGACGCTCACCATGCGCGGGCGTGGCACCATGATCTGCCTGGCCACCAACTCGTCTAGGCGCAAGACATTATGGATCATCTCGCGTTCCCCAGCGTCGATGAGTCCCCCTTGCGCGCTCTGGTTGATGAGCAGCTCGAGTTCGGCGGGCGAGTGGACGTGGCTGTGGCCCGCGGCCGCCTGGACGCCCAGGCGCCGCATGATGCCGAAAGCCGAGCCGTTGAAGAGGGCAATCATGGGGGAGAGCAGGACGAGCGACCAGGTCATTGGCCACAGGGTCGCGGTGGCAACTCGTTCCGGATAACGCACTGCCACGGATTTCGGCAACAGCTCGCCAAGCACGACTTGAAAGGTTGTCATCGCCACCAGCACAAGGACCACCGCGATGGAGGTTGCGGTCACGTCCTGCATGCTCCCGAGGGAGGCTAGCACCGGGCTGATGACGGGCGCCAGTTGCGCTTGCGAGTAAAAGCCCAAGACGAGACTCGACAGGGTAATGCCAATCTGGCAGGCGGCAATGTAACGGTCGAGCTTCTTTTTGTCTTGGATGATGGGCAGGAGGCGCTGGGCCAGCTTGTGACCTGCGCTGGCCATCTCGCTTACCCTGGTCCGCCTGGCACTCACGGCGGCGAATTCCGCGGCGACGTAGAGGGCATTGAAGCTGATGAGGAGCAGGATGACGAAAAACGTCAGCATGAGCTCTTGTGCACGTTGGACAGGCGTAAGCTTGAGAGGCCAAGCCAGCCGGAGCGGTCTCGGCCGGGGTCCTTCTTTGCTCGAGGGTGAATTGGGTCGAAGCGCTCAGGACTTCGCGGAGGAGGCTCCACTTCGTTAGTGAGGTGATCCACGACAGAAACTGTAGCATGAAAATGTGAAATCACCTATGCTTCTATCGTTTATCCTTCTAACGTGACGATAGAACTCACCCGCGAACAGGAGCAACTCATCAAGCAGCAGCTCGCTACCGGCTACGTCACCGACGAAGGAGAAGTGATCGGGGAAGCATTGATACTTTTGCGGCGACAAGGCGAGGCACGCGCCAAGCTGCCAGCGGATATTCAGGAGGGTCTGGACGATCTCGCCGCCGAACGCGGGCGCAGCCTTGCCGCAGAAACCGCCTTTACCCTTGCCGATGACATCAAGCAGCGCAGCAGAGCTTTGAAAGCAAAGCGTGAACAGACTGCCCACTGATGGGGCGCCACACCGTATCGGGTAAAGCTGCCCGCGCCCCTACGTGAAGAGTGAAATCGCTCGCACGGCCTCGAGGGCTTCTATTGTTCCCTCGCTAATGTACGCGCACGAAAAGCGTGCAAGAGTGGATTCCGTGTTCCCTTTCTCTTTTGCTCACGGCGCTGCCGCTCGAGGCGCTGCCCCATGAAACGGCTCGACCGCTACCTCCTCGGCGAGAGCCTGCCGCCCTTTCTCTTTGGCCTGCTGCTCTACTCCTCGCTCATCGTGCTCTCGGCGACCCTGCCCCGGGTAGAGTGGATCGTCGGCGCGCCGCTCAGGGAGCTCATGAGCTGGCTGCTCCTGCAACTCCCGGCGGCGATGGTCCAGACCCTGCCCGTCGCCGTCCTCTTGGCGGTGCTCTTGGCCTTTGGCCGGCTCGCCACCAGCAACGAGCTCCTGCCCGTCCAGGCCGGCGGCGTCGCGCTCGGCCGCCTCACCCGCGTCTTTCTCGTCGGCGGGCTGTTGGCGGCCGCCGCGGCGCTCTACTTGAGCGAGCGCGTCCTGCCCGAGACCAACGCCCGGGTCGCCGGCCTCTGGTGGCAGCT encodes:
- a CDS encoding hemolysin family protein encodes the protein MLTFFVILLLISFNALYVAAEFAAVSARRTRVSEMASAGHKLAQRLLPIIQDKKKLDRYIAACQIGITLSSLVLGFYSQAQLAPVISPVLASLGSMQDVTATSIAVVLVLVAMTTFQVVLGELLPKSVAVRYPERVATATLWPMTWSLVLLSPMIALFNGSAFGIMRRLGVQAAAGHSHVHSPAELELLINQSAQGGLIDAGEREMIHNVLRLDELVARQIMVPRPRMVSVEVSTEPKAALADLLLSPHTRFPVYEGSIDRPLGIIHLTDLALLVQGGSETALEGIVRKVPVVPESLPVSELWQRLRQSNNHMSIIFDEYGGTAGLVTLEDIVEEIVGEVQDEFDREAAPIWRAKDGRIRLRGDVLVSTVIDRFAYDLPVYISDTIGGLVFQL